One genomic segment of Candidatus Bathyarchaeota archaeon includes these proteins:
- a CDS encoding glycosyltransferase 87 family protein, which produces MSNIKWLIKEKIVSLQKNKNKKTLYIIIAATLVNFCIFLFAFPDAFKLPADATFARDFSAYYIGEWRLFNNPTQVYYGGGLPTDYPIYPMVQSFKYTPSFLVMFAPFVLLSYENALAAFDLLTVALIPALAFFVYKLVKDKNIILAAAVAIIVLINPLPAIQINNTISYAAGYYFGYLLGNAHILQAILLVGALYFGFAKKPWLSALLFTFGAFDPRPALFALPLLLWYNRGELAKFVSGTAGLVVLTNLPFFFYYGVGFAFLREIGQAHIVSQWYPYDWVPIYAVLALTIMEVITTLNKKYPNLKTQLRV; this is translated from the coding sequence TTGAGCAACATCAAATGGCTGATAAAAGAAAAAATTGTGTCACTTCAAAAAAACAAAAACAAGAAAACATTATACATAATCATAGCTGCAACGCTTGTGAATTTTTGCATTTTTCTTTTTGCCTTCCCAGACGCGTTTAAACTGCCAGCTGATGCCACGTTTGCAAGGGATTTTTCGGCTTATTATATTGGGGAATGGCGGCTGTTTAATAACCCAACCCAAGTGTACTATGGCGGCGGATTGCCCACTGACTACCCGATTTACCCCATGGTTCAATCCTTTAAGTATACGCCTTCTTTTCTGGTTATGTTTGCACCTTTTGTTTTGCTGAGTTATGAAAACGCGCTTGCAGCCTTTGACTTGTTAACGGTTGCGTTGATTCCTGCTTTGGCTTTTTTTGTTTACAAACTGGTAAAAGACAAAAACATCATCTTAGCCGCGGCAGTTGCCATAATTGTCCTGATAAACCCTCTACCAGCCATACAAATTAACAATACAATAAGTTATGCAGCAGGATACTATTTTGGGTACCTTTTAGGAAACGCCCACATACTGCAAGCGATTCTGTTAGTGGGCGCATTATACTTTGGGTTTGCAAAGAAACCGTGGCTGTCAGCCTTGCTCTTTACTTTCGGAGCGTTTGACCCCCGCCCCGCGTTGTTTGCGTTGCCGCTGCTTTTATGGTATAACAGGGGGGAACTGGCGAAGTTTGTTTCTGGCACTGCTGGTTTGGTTGTTTTGACTAATTTGCCCTTTTTCTTCTATTATGGCGTGGGTTTTGCGTTTTTAAGAGAAATTGGGCAGGCTCATATTGTTTCTCAATGGTACCCGTATGATTGGGTACCCATATATGCGGTTTTAGCCTTAACAATAATGGAAGTAATCACGACCCTAAACAAAAAATATCCCAACCTCAAAACTCAATTAAGGGTTTAG
- a CDS encoding DUF5615 family PIN-like protein translates to MKLLLDEMYAGLKEYLETLGYEVKTVQEVGLSGAKDREVVEYAGKNGLLLVTEDQKPAELAQLLDVKCVFVSNLLLAKLVDQKIKETIL, encoded by the coding sequence ATGAAACTGCTTCTCGATGAAATGTATGCAGGGTTAAAAGAATACCTTGAAACTCTGGGCTATGAGGTTAAGACCGTTCAGGAGGTAGGGTTAAGCGGTGCTAAAGACCGTGAAGTTGTCGAATATGCGGGCAAGAACGGGTTGCTTTTGGTGACTGAGGACCAAAAACCTGCTGAACTGGCGCAACTATTGGATGTTAAATGTGTTTTTGTCTCAAATTTGTTGCTTGCTAAGCTTGTTGACCAGAAAATAAAAGAAACCATCCTCTAA